The following proteins are co-located in the Methylomonas sp. 11b genome:
- a CDS encoding phosphorylase family protein, protein MTIGILVALPEELSTLTRLKLVQGDCVSIADNVLLAFAGAGPVNAERATHLLIAKGAKKLISWGCAAALSPQLKPGDLMLAEQLLSEQQQVFDTDPRWRKRLHELLDKQFPISNGKLAESSHIVSNSSDKHNIYRQTGAIALDMESCAMAKIAEQSNLPCLAIRTIADPVSMSLPQAVTQALNGQGQVETSKLLRFLATHPWEAPSLIKLGLHFHAAQKTLKIIAKQLNEIIVF, encoded by the coding sequence GTGACCATAGGAATTCTTGTTGCTTTACCGGAAGAGCTCTCCACCCTGACCCGCCTAAAGTTGGTCCAGGGTGATTGCGTCAGCATCGCCGATAACGTTCTCTTAGCATTTGCCGGTGCCGGACCGGTCAACGCGGAACGAGCCACGCATCTGTTAATCGCCAAAGGCGCCAAAAAACTGATCAGTTGGGGCTGCGCGGCCGCATTGTCGCCGCAATTGAAACCGGGCGATCTGATGTTGGCCGAGCAGCTGTTATCGGAGCAACAACAGGTGTTCGATACCGACCCCCGCTGGCGTAAGCGTCTGCATGAGTTGCTGGATAAGCAGTTTCCGATTTCCAATGGCAAGTTGGCTGAAAGCAGTCATATCGTCAGCAACAGTAGCGATAAGCACAATATATACCGGCAAACCGGTGCGATTGCCTTGGACATGGAAAGCTGCGCCATGGCCAAAATTGCCGAGCAATCAAACTTACCTTGTCTGGCAATTCGTACGATTGCCGATCCTGTAAGCATGAGCCTACCCCAAGCAGTTACTCAGGCCTTGAATGGTCAGGGGCAGGTAGAAACCAGCAAACTCTTGCGTTTTTTGGCAACCCACCCATGGGAAGCACCCAGCCTGATCAAGCTGGGATTACATTTTCATGCCGCGCAAAAAACCTTGAAAATCATTGCCAAACAACTAAACGAAATCATCGTTTTTTAG
- a CDS encoding aspartate aminotransferase family protein — protein MSFSIADLFTQHFDEKFDLHERHLNNQMVRVLRTIGYDRNYKKAIGQYLYDEDGNEYLDLLSGFGVFAMGRNHPTIIKALQETLTLELPSLVQMDVSLLSGLLAKEILATCPDNLEKMFFCNSGTEAVEAAIKFARYTTKRSRIVHCDHGYHGLTMGSLSLTGEHIFREGFGPLLPECTSVPFNDLAALEEALSSKDVAAFIVEPIQGKGVNIPDDNYLPEVERLCKKYGTLFVADEIQTGIGRTGKFWAIEHWGVKPDMILMAKALSGGFIPVGGVAMTTHIMDTVFNRMDRAVVHGSTFSKNNMAMAAGLSALHVVHEEKLVENSAKVGEDIIATINAMAPKYEFLKEARGKGSMIAIEFHAPKSLGLKAAWAMLEAANKGLFCQMILIPLFKEHRVLAQVAGHGMNVVKFLPPLTLTQKDRDWIVNSVEKTIADTHNVTGSIWTLGKNLAGHALKNKK, from the coding sequence ATGTCTTTTAGCATTGCCGATCTTTTTACTCAGCACTTCGACGAGAAATTCGACTTGCATGAGCGTCACCTGAACAACCAGATGGTGCGCGTTTTACGGACTATCGGTTACGACAGAAACTATAAAAAAGCAATCGGCCAATATCTTTACGACGAAGACGGTAACGAATACTTGGACTTGCTGAGCGGCTTCGGCGTGTTTGCGATGGGCCGCAACCACCCAACCATTATCAAAGCGCTGCAAGAAACCCTGACCTTGGAATTACCCAGCCTGGTACAGATGGATGTGTCCTTGCTTAGCGGTCTGCTGGCCAAGGAAATTCTAGCTACCTGCCCGGATAATCTGGAAAAAATGTTTTTCTGCAATTCCGGCACCGAAGCAGTAGAAGCGGCCATCAAATTCGCCCGCTACACTACCAAACGTTCGCGTATCGTGCATTGCGACCACGGCTATCACGGTTTGACCATGGGCTCGCTATCACTGACCGGAGAGCACATCTTCCGCGAAGGCTTCGGCCCGCTGCTGCCGGAATGCACGTCGGTGCCGTTCAATGACTTGGCAGCACTGGAGGAAGCCTTGAGCAGCAAAGATGTGGCGGCTTTCATTGTCGAGCCCATCCAAGGCAAAGGCGTCAACATCCCGGACGATAACTACCTGCCGGAAGTGGAGCGCTTGTGCAAAAAATACGGCACTTTATTCGTGGCCGACGAAATCCAGACCGGCATAGGCCGCACCGGCAAGTTTTGGGCTATCGAGCACTGGGGGGTTAAACCCGACATGATTCTGATGGCGAAAGCCTTGTCCGGCGGCTTCATCCCGGTCGGCGGTGTCGCCATGACCACCCATATCATGGACACCGTGTTCAACCGTATGGATAGAGCCGTCGTGCATGGCTCGACCTTCTCGAAAAACAATATGGCAATGGCTGCCGGCCTGTCCGCATTGCATGTAGTTCACGAAGAAAAACTGGTCGAAAACAGTGCCAAGGTCGGCGAAGACATCATCGCTACCATCAACGCCATGGCGCCCAAATACGAATTCCTGAAGGAAGCGCGCGGCAAAGGCTCAATGATCGCCATCGAATTCCATGCCCCGAAAAGTTTGGGATTAAAGGCCGCCTGGGCCATGCTGGAAGCGGCCAATAAAGGCCTGTTCTGCCAAATGATCCTGATCCCGTTGTTCAAGGAACACCGGGTACTGGCGCAAGTGGCCGGTCACGGCATGAACGTGGTCAAGTTTTTACCTCCCCTGACACTGACTCAAAAAGATCGCGATTGGATTGTCAATTCCGTGGAGAAAACCATCGCCGATACGCACAACGTCACCGGTTCGATCTGGACGCTGGGTAAAAACCTGGCCGGCCACGCTCTGAAAAACAAAAAATAA
- a CDS encoding copper resistance CopC family protein, translating to MNFFKPALFALALVASNTAFGHAVVTHNSLKLNPVPVNLASQVELSFNSKVELDLSEVFLVSAGDKMQTITATPGEKPGQVLLHLPALEPGEYAIKLKIFAADGHLSEDLLRFFVKQAK from the coding sequence ATGAATTTTTTCAAACCTGCTTTGTTCGCATTGGCACTGGTCGCCAGTAACACCGCTTTCGGCCACGCAGTCGTCACGCATAATTCTTTAAAACTCAACCCGGTACCGGTCAACTTGGCCAGCCAAGTGGAGCTATCGTTCAATTCCAAAGTGGAATTGGATTTATCGGAAGTCTTCCTGGTCAGTGCCGGCGACAAAATGCAAACCATTACTGCCACGCCAGGTGAAAAACCCGGCCAAGTATTGCTGCATCTCCCTGCCCTGGAGCCGGGAGAATATGCAATCAAATTAAAAATATTTGCAGCTGACGGTCATCTCAGTGAAGACCTGCTGCGTTTTTTCGTTAAACAGGCGAAGTGA
- a CDS encoding copper resistance D family protein, producing the protein MEGIANYLDSLIGGVDLTFYSITIGGLLWGLFVLRPWHEEALYNSALLSKTVNLIHFGSKALIITQLSKIGLKIWLMAATLGKSPFPAFFQTVQFQAGLARATCAFILALFIRQTLKSNPRSKQSWVLSTAIIVPLVISAAWLVHGASRLEDRGLLMTLTVTHQMAAATWVGGIFQILALWGLKKRNLIAVEVWPLLLKRFSIVGISAVVVLLATGTPLAWYYIRTFQGFIGAGYGNLLLVKIIMLGLALGFAWLNRQAVNAYFTSRSLYALTARVPYYIEAETLILLTILFTAASLASQPPAVDIPHLTASFEEVLNMFHPRIPRWESPTHEALIAGEAGRVAIVGQIPSEAATAWSDYNHNISGIFLTTMSFFAMLSFSNRFHRWARFWPVGFMALGVFLFFRSDAESWPLGPIGFWESTFNNGEILQHRIATLLVFVLGLIEVRARLNNNSGFMPYMFPLLAAFGGMMLLAHSHVGFEAKSAFLIQVGHTMMGVFSLILACGRWLELKLDSPGKNVAGFISVFALFQIGVILMFYREPLY; encoded by the coding sequence ATGGAAGGCATTGCAAATTATTTAGACTCACTGATAGGCGGCGTCGATCTCACGTTTTACTCCATCACTATCGGTGGCTTGCTATGGGGACTGTTCGTGTTGCGCCCCTGGCATGAAGAGGCGCTCTATAACTCGGCTTTACTGAGCAAAACCGTCAACCTGATCCATTTCGGCAGCAAAGCGCTGATCATCACTCAATTGTCGAAAATCGGCCTGAAGATTTGGTTGATGGCGGCGACCTTGGGGAAATCGCCGTTTCCGGCATTTTTCCAAACCGTGCAGTTTCAAGCGGGTTTGGCGCGAGCGACTTGTGCATTTATCCTGGCCCTGTTCATCAGACAAACGCTAAAAAGTAACCCTCGTTCCAAACAATCCTGGGTGCTATCGACAGCGATTATCGTGCCGCTGGTCATCTCTGCAGCTTGGCTGGTGCATGGCGCCAGTCGTTTAGAAGATCGCGGTCTGCTGATGACACTGACCGTCACTCATCAAATGGCCGCCGCCACTTGGGTGGGCGGTATTTTTCAGATCCTGGCTTTATGGGGGCTGAAAAAACGCAATTTGATCGCTGTCGAAGTTTGGCCGTTATTATTAAAACGTTTCTCGATAGTGGGTATCAGCGCCGTCGTTGTTTTACTAGCTACCGGCACACCGCTGGCTTGGTATTACATCCGCACCTTCCAAGGCTTTATTGGTGCGGGTTACGGCAATCTGTTATTGGTAAAAATTATCATGCTGGGTCTGGCGCTGGGCTTTGCCTGGTTGAATCGCCAAGCTGTAAATGCCTATTTCACCAGCCGTAGCCTCTATGCGCTTACCGCGCGCGTACCCTATTACATCGAAGCAGAAACCCTGATTCTGCTGACCATCCTGTTCACCGCCGCTAGTTTGGCATCGCAACCGCCCGCAGTCGATATTCCGCACCTGACCGCGAGCTTCGAAGAAGTCTTGAACATGTTCCATCCGCGCATACCGCGCTGGGAGTCGCCGACGCATGAGGCTTTGATCGCCGGCGAAGCCGGACGGGTAGCGATTGTCGGCCAGATCCCATCGGAAGCTGCCACCGCTTGGTCGGACTACAACCACAATATCTCCGGTATTTTCCTGACGACGATGAGCTTTTTTGCCATGTTGTCGTTCTCCAACCGCTTCCATCGCTGGGCGCGCTTTTGGCCAGTCGGTTTCATGGCATTGGGCGTATTTCTGTTTTTCCGTAGCGACGCGGAAAGCTGGCCGCTCGGTCCTATCGGCTTCTGGGAAAGCACCTTTAACAACGGCGAAATTTTGCAGCATCGCATCGCCACCTTGCTGGTATTTGTGCTGGGCTTGATCGAAGTCAGAGCACGGCTAAACAATAATAGCGGCTTCATGCCCTACATGTTTCCATTGCTCGCTGCGTTTGGCGGCATGATGCTGCTGGCGCATTCGCATGTCGGTTTCGAGGCCAAATCCGCCTTCTTGATTCAAGTGGGCCATACCATGATGGGCGTATTTTCGCTAATCCTGGCTTGCGGCCGCTGGCTGGAACTTAAGCTGGATTCGCCCGGCAAAAACGTTGCCGGATTTATCTCAGTATTCGCCTTATTCCAGATAGGCGTCATCCTGATGTTCTATCGTGAACCCCTGTACTGA
- the dxs gene encoding 1-deoxy-D-xylulose-5-phosphate synthase, protein MKQTNEFPLLETIQSPADVRALKPEQLEPLADELRRYLTHTVSISGGHFSAGLGTVELTVALHYVFDTPSDQLVWDVGHQAYPHKILTGRKDRMPTIRTLGGVSAFPCRSESEYDAFGVGHSSTSISAALGMAIASQLRGEDKKMVAIIGDGSITGGMAYEAMNHAGDVNANLLVILNDNDMSISPPVGAMNNYLTKVLSSKFYSSVREESKKALASMPSVWELARKTEEHVKGMIVPGTLFEELGFNYFGPIDGHDVEMLVSTLEKLKDLSGPVFLHVVTKKGKGYAPAEKDPLAYHGVPAFDPTKDYLPKAAPSPHPTYTEVFGNWLCDMAKQDERLLGITPAMREGSGLVAFSQQFPKRYFDVAIAEQHAVTLAAGQACQGAKPVVAIYSTFLQRAYDQLIHDVALQNLDVLFALDRAGLVGPDGPTHAGAFDYSYMRCIPNMLVMAPADENECRQMLTTGFHHPGPASVRYPRGKGPGATVDKALTELPIGKGEIRHQGSRIAILAWGSMVTPAVEAGKQLGATVVNMRFVKPLDEALILEMAKSHDVIVTVEENVIAGGAGSAVNEFLQAQQILMPVLNIGLPDHFVEQGSREELLALCGLDTKGILAKIQAVCA, encoded by the coding sequence ATGAAACAGACTAACGAATTTCCGCTGTTAGAAACCATCCAGTCCCCCGCTGACGTTCGCGCACTCAAACCGGAACAACTCGAACCGCTGGCCGATGAATTGCGTCGCTATCTGACGCATACGGTCAGCATCTCCGGCGGCCATTTCTCGGCCGGCCTGGGTACGGTGGAACTGACGGTGGCGCTGCATTATGTGTTCGATACGCCGTCCGATCAGTTGGTGTGGGATGTGGGCCATCAGGCTTATCCGCATAAGATTTTGACCGGCCGCAAGGACAGAATGCCGACGATTCGGACTTTGGGTGGAGTGTCGGCGTTTCCCTGCCGCTCGGAGAGCGAGTACGACGCCTTTGGCGTGGGTCATTCTTCGACTTCGATCAGTGCAGCTTTGGGGATGGCGATTGCCTCGCAGTTGCGCGGGGAAGACAAGAAGATGGTGGCCATCATCGGTGATGGCTCGATTACTGGCGGTATGGCCTATGAGGCGATGAATCATGCCGGCGATGTGAATGCCAATCTGTTGGTGATTTTGAACGATAACGATATGTCGATTTCACCGCCGGTCGGGGCAATGAATAATTATCTGACTAAGGTGTTGTCGAGTAAGTTTTATTCCTCGGTACGGGAAGAGAGTAAGAAGGCTTTGGCCAGTATGCCGTCGGTCTGGGAATTGGCCCGGAAGACCGAAGAACATGTGAAGGGCATGATTGTGCCGGGGACGCTGTTCGAGGAGTTGGGCTTTAATTATTTCGGGCCGATTGACGGTCACGATGTGGAGATGTTGGTTTCGACTTTAGAGAAGTTGAAGGATTTGTCGGGACCGGTGTTTTTGCACGTGGTCACGAAAAAAGGCAAAGGCTATGCACCGGCGGAGAAAGACCCCTTGGCCTATCACGGGGTGCCGGCCTTCGATCCGACTAAGGATTATTTGCCTAAAGCCGCACCGTCGCCGCATCCGACTTATACGGAAGTGTTTGGTAACTGGTTATGCGATATGGCTAAGCAGGATGAGCGGCTGTTGGGGATTACGCCGGCGATGCGCGAAGGTTCGGGTCTGGTGGCGTTTTCCCAGCAGTTTCCCAAACGCTATTTCGATGTGGCGATTGCCGAGCAGCATGCGGTGACCTTGGCGGCGGGTCAGGCCTGTCAGGGTGCCAAGCCGGTGGTGGCGATTTATTCGACGTTTTTACAGCGGGCGTATGATCAATTGATTCACGATGTGGCTTTGCAAAATCTGGATGTGTTGTTTGCGCTGGATAGAGCGGGCTTGGTGGGACCGGACGGTCCGACTCATGCCGGGGCGTTTGATTACAGTTATATGCGCTGTATCCCGAATATGCTGGTGATGGCGCCGGCCGACGAGAACGAGTGCCGGCAGATGCTGACCACCGGTTTCCATCACCCGGGACCGGCCTCGGTACGCTATCCGCGCGGTAAGGGGCCGGGGGCGACGGTCGACAAGGCTTTGACCGAGCTACCTATCGGCAAGGGCGAGATCAGACATCAAGGCAGCCGCATTGCGATTCTGGCCTGGGGCAGCATGGTCACACCGGCAGTGGAAGCCGGCAAACAACTGGGCGCCACGGTGGTGAATATGCGTTTTGTGAAACCGCTCGATGAAGCCTTGATTTTAGAGATGGCGAAAAGCCATGATGTCATCGTCACCGTGGAGGAAAACGTCATAGCTGGTGGCGCGGGTAGTGCGGTGAATGAGTTTTTA